A window of Malania oleifera isolate guangnan ecotype guangnan chromosome 5, ASM2987363v1, whole genome shotgun sequence contains these coding sequences:
- the LOC131156057 gene encoding S-protein homolog 6-like, producing MRRVFSSRSTSSTAALVLIVAALAMQSSMVSSSFDVYVFNDLGDVEKRLNVQCRLYDSDFDTGVHDLGYIEYLNWTINDYSPLGDTLYYCDFTFSNGHKAQYPVFNAGRDSKRCLRDQNKTGPDYKCFWAARQDGLYFWGSDNYEAYFVLQYTWPWLN from the coding sequence ATGAGGCGGGTCTTCAGCAGTCGCAGTACTTCTTCTACGGCGGCGCTGGTACTAATAGTGGCGGCATTGGCCATGCAAAGCTCCATGGTTTCCTCCTCCTTCGATGTGTACGTATTTAACGATCTGGGCGACGTGGAGAAGAGACTGAATGTTCAGTGCAGATTGTACGACTCAGACTTCGACACCGGAGTCCACGACCTGGGCTACATAGAGTACCTGAATTGGACTATCAATGACTACTCCCCTCTAGGAGATACACTTTATTACTGCGATTTCACTTTCAGCAACGGGCACAAGGCACAGTACCCCGTGTTCAACGCCGGAAGAGACAGCAAGAGATGCCTCCGGGACCAAAACAAGACTGGCCCCGATTACAAGTGTTTTTGGGCTGCCCGCCAGGATGGCCTCTATTTCTGGGGTAGCGATAACTACGAGGCTTACTTCGTTCTGCAGTATACGTGGCCGTGGCTAAATTAA